CGCGGCGGGCAGTTAAATACGCCGGCAGCTTGCGAAGGGCTAAAGCTACGCACCTTGGCGAGCGACGATCATCAGCGTGTGTTTCGCGCGCTTGGGTTTGACCCAAAAGCCATCGATGTGCGGGATCTGCCAGCGGCTGTCATTGACGGAACCGTCGACGCGCAGGAAAATCCACTGACCAACATTTACAACTTCCGCCTTCATGAAACGCACCGTTCGGTGACGATGACTGGACATCTTTTGGGGGTCGCGCTGGTATTGTTTAATCGTGAAAAGGTTGAAAGTTGGCCCAAGGACGTCCGCGATGCGGTGCGACTAGCCGTGGCCGAGGCGACAAAAGATCAACGTCGCTTCGCGGCAGAAGACGATGTGATCTGCGCAAAGGCTATGCGAGAAGACGGTGTTGAATTGGTTGAGTTGACGGCAGACGAACGCGCGGCGTTTGCTGACGCAACACGCGGCGAGGTCGATAAGACACGCAGCCGGTTTGGTGACGATTTGATCGCATTGTTTGAGCGCGACATCGCGAACGCGAGCGAAGGGGCAGCGTAAAGCGCCCGTATTAAAACAGATTTTGGGGTGTGCCGAATTGACGGCGCGTCCCAAGTTTTTAGAGCGGCGCAATTCCAAGATCTGCTGCAAGCTCTTTCAGCGTTTCGCGCAGAGCGGGGGCGAGAGGGATGCCATTGTCCGTGCGATCTTGTGTCACCTGCGCCAACCTCTCACCGGGGAGGCGGATTTCGGAAACACCGGTCATCAGCTCGGATGACTTCATTTCTGCCCACACGTTATCGATGCTGGCTTTGAACATCTTTGGATCTGCGAAGGCTTTGATATCAAGGGCTAGAATGAAGTGGCCCGTGTTCGTTGTCTTTTTACTGTCGGCATTGAAATCGATCACGTCGCGTCCAAATGCGGCCCCGTTTAACGTGCCTGCGAGAATGCCAAAAATCAACGCAAGCCCGTATCCCTTGGCGCCACCAATTGGCAAAAGAAACCCTTCAGATGCGCGGGACGGATCCGTCAGCGGGTTGCCGTCTTTATCGACCATCCAGCCTTCGGGCATCGTTTCACCCCGTTGCGCCGCGGTTTTGACTTTGCCATAGGCGGCAACTGTGGTCGCCATATCCAGAATGATTGGCGGGTTGGCGCCAGACGGAATGGCCACCGCAATCGGATTGGTACTAAGCAACATTTCCGTGCCACCCCAGGGCGGCAAATGGTTGGCGCTTCCCACCGCGACATAGAGCCCGATCATATCCTTTTTCAGCGGCATCATCGCGTAAAGGGATGCAGGGCCAGCATGGTTGGAATGGCGCGCCCCGACCCATGCAACACCTGTGGTTTCGGCCTTCTTCATCGCAAGTTCTGTCGCGTTTTGCATGACCAGATGTCCAAGCCCATTGTCGCCATCAATCAATGCGGTCGCCGCGCGTTCTTCGATGATCTTAAAGTCGGGTTTGACGTTTAGCCCGCCAGCCTGAATGCGTTTGATATACATTGGCAGTCGGGAAACCCCGTGCCCATCCTGCCCAATCAGATCGGCCTGCGCCATCAATGCGGCGGCCTTTCCAGCTTCCTCATGGGGCATGCCAACGGCCACAAACGCGTTTTGAATGAACGATTGAAGCGTGCTGAGCGAGGTGCGCGGTGCTGTTTCAGACATTGGGCTAGGTTCCTTTGGTATGGTGACGTGTAATTCGGGTAGGCCAAGCCACGCTGGTTGGCTTACTCGTGAAATGGTTGACCATTGTCGAGCATGCTGGCAAACCTGACATGAAGGCTTTCTGGGATTTATAGTGATAATCCGTTGAATTTGGTTTGTTTTCAGAGGTGCATTCCACGCCGCGACTGTAACACAAGACTGCGATTGGTAACACAATGGATGAAACTATTTTGACGCGATTGCGCACTTGGATTGAGACATCCCGCATGAAAGAAGGTGCGCGGCTTCCGGCAGAACGCGAGTTGGCACAGACCCTTTGCATTAGTCGCGCCGAATTGCGCAAAGCCATGTTCGTCTTGGAAGTTGAAGGGCGCGTCGAGCGGATCGTCGGGCGGGGTACGTTCCTTGCAAAACGTGCCGCGGTTGCCAAGAAATCAACAGTCAATGCGCGGATCAACGAGTTGGCCGAACGCACAGGCCCATATGAAGCGATGACCGCGCGGATCGCAATCGAGCCTGAACTGGCCTCGCTTGCGGCGATCCATGCGTCTTCAAGGCAGCTACGTGACATTGCGGATTTGGCCGCGGCAATGAAAACCGCCGAAACCTGGAGCAAATACGAAAAGTTGGATTCTGACTTTCACGACATGATCGCACGCGCATCCGGCAATTCCTTGCTGCATGAGGTGCACAGCGTGATCAATCAGGTGCGTATGGTTGTGGTTTGGCGTCGCCTTAGCACACCACAAGAAATGCCCTCCAAAGACTATCATTCGTTCACAGAACACGACGCAATTGTCCACGCGCTTGAGCAACGCGACAGTAGCGCCGCAAAGAAGGCGATGCGCAAACACCTTAAATCGACGCTTGATACCATTCAGGCTGACGACGAGGACTAAACGGCACGTTAAAGCGTCAATAGGGTCGACCCCGTAAGCGACGCATCTTCAAGGGCGCGATGCGCCACTTGCACGTGATCAAGTGGGTAGGTTTTGTTGATGTTCACGCAAAGAACGCCGTCACGGACAAGTCGGAAAATCTCGTTTGCGGCATGTTCAAGGTCGGCGCGATCCGCGATGTAGTCCGCGAGCGTCGGACGTGTGAAATACAAAGACCCACTATGTTGCAAAAGGCTGGGCGCGACAGCGGGCGCTTCGCCCGTGGTGGCGCCGTAAGATACAAACATTCCATAACGCGACAGGCTGGCAATCGAGGCATCAAAGCTGGCGGCACCGACGCTGTCGTAAACTACAGGAACGCCTTTACCACCCGTGATTTCTTGCACGCGTTCAGCCACGTTTTCCGATTTACGATCAATGGCATGGGCATAGCCAAGCTTAAGGATCGCGTCGCAGTTTTCGCGCCCCGACGTCACGCCAATCATGTTGGCCCCGATGTGGTTGCCCCATTGTCCAGCGAGTTGACCCACACCGCCGCTTGCTGCCCAAAACAGCACATTCTCACCGGCCTTAATTTTATAGGTACGCGTCAGCAGGTATTCGACTGTCGTACCTTTCATCAAAACGGCGGCTGCAGTTTCATCGTCTATCCAGTCTGGAATTTTCACGACCCGCGCAGCCGGTGCGTTTCGGTGTGTCGCATAAGCCCCAAGGATCGGCCCGTAGGCTACGCGATCCCCTATGGCAAACCCATCAACACCATCCCCGACGGCGATAACCGTGCCAGCGGCCTCAAGGCCAAGCGGACTGGGCAGGTTCATTTTGTACGCACCGGACCGCTGGTAGATATCCATGTAGTTTAGGCCAAGTGCCGTGTGCTCAATTTGAACTTCGCCTTCAGTCGGGGCGGGCAGTTCAATTGTTTCGAGCTCCATGACCTCAGGGCTGCCCTGCGATCGCATTACAATGCGTGTGGTTTTCATCGGACTATCCTGTCTCAGTTTTTGGGCGAGTTCCCAATTTAAGCTGGTGTTTTAAGGCGCATATCGTCGGGGATGGGCCAAGCTGGGTTCTCGCCATCCAGAAATTCCACCGTGACAAACGACAGTTCTGTGTCGCCGATGTTTTCGACGGAATGCACCATCGATTCACCTGCGCCGTAGTTGTAATGCTTGGTCTCACCGACGTAGTGCTCAACGTCTTTGATTTCGCCGGAGGAAAAGTAACCGCGCGCTTTTCCGCTAGCCACGGCTGACCAAAAGTAGCGGTTTACGTGGCAGTGAAATCCAGCACGTCCGCCCACTGGGATGATCAAATGCCAAACCCGCATATCGGCCGTCTCAGACACCAGTGTCGAACCCACACACCCGTTCTCAAGGCCGGCCAGCATTTCTTCGTAAAACCCGTCTGGCCAATGGGCGAACGCGGCCGGATCGGTGTTGCGTTCAACGTGGTTTGATACGGTTTTCAGGTTCGTTGACATAAGTATCTCCTGTTCTTCTTAGGCTTTGGTGGCAGGCATCGCGCCGATAGCTTCGAGGTCTGCGCGTAAAGATGATCTTTGTTCGGCCGTTAGCGGGACCAATGGCGGCGTCATTCGTGTCCATAAGTCTTTGCCACTGCGCCACGCCTCGATTTGTTTCATCGCGGCCATCAATGGGTACTTACCGGCCACGGCACGGGCCGTTCTCACAACGTCCATCGCGGCATCACGCGCTGCACCCTCTGGTGCGGCTTTGGCGGCCTGAACCCCGTTTGCGAAGACGTTCGTTGACCCAGAGATAATGCCAGCAGACCCGATCGACAGACCATCCCACAAGAACGCCTCGGAGGACGGGTATACATCAAAGTCATCGGTGACGCCGTCGGTCGCTTCGATGAAAGCGCGCGATTGTTCAAAATCACCGCTGCTGTCTTTTAGCCCTGCGATGATACCACCGAAGGCCTTGCGCAACCGCAAGACCAGATTGACGGACAAGGGCACGGCCGACATTTGTGGGAAATGGTACAGATAAATCCGTAAATCGTCGGACCCAATTTTTTCGATGAGATTGGCATAATAGGCGAACAACCCATCATCGGACGGGTTCTTGTAGTAATAAGGCGGCAGAACAAGCGCGTTCATATAGCCTGCGTCGACGGCAGATCTGGTCAACGCGACGCAGTCCTCAGCGGAAGGCGCACCAGTCCCGAAAATAACTGCGTCCTTAGCGATACCTGCGTTTGCAAACGCTTCGGGAAGGGCCAACCGGTCACGCATGGGAACGGATGTGCCTTCACCGGTGGTTCCAGTTGGCGCGACCCCATCGCACCCACCATCCGTCATCAGATGCTTGCAATAGCCAATCAAGAGGTCTGTGTTTAGAGATCCGTCGGCATTG
This Octadecabacter temperatus DNA region includes the following protein-coding sequences:
- a CDS encoding TRAP transporter substrate-binding protein, with protein sequence MTIEITFGGYQGDNSVHTRGARSLAEAVERLSDGAARIKFRQNIVEDGHKASDLLSMTESGELDGCYFSSSYLASRVPELALFDQHFAVPSRAHAYGVLDGSLGQRLKQEVEAKTGYSVMGYWDNGLRHISSRGGQLNTPAACEGLKLRTLASDDHQRVFRALGFDPKAIDVRDLPAAVIDGTVDAQENPLTNIYNFRLHETHRSVTMTGHLLGVALVLFNREKVESWPKDVRDAVRLAVAEATKDQRRFAAEDDVICAKAMREDGVELVELTADERAAFADATRGEVDKTRSRFGDDLIALFERDIANASEGAA
- a CDS encoding Ldh family oxidoreductase, which produces MSETAPRTSLSTLQSFIQNAFVAVGMPHEEAGKAAALMAQADLIGQDGHGVSRLPMYIKRIQAGGLNVKPDFKIIEERAATALIDGDNGLGHLVMQNATELAMKKAETTGVAWVGARHSNHAGPASLYAMMPLKKDMIGLYVAVGSANHLPPWGGTEMLLSTNPIAVAIPSGANPPIILDMATTVAAYGKVKTAAQRGETMPEGWMVDKDGNPLTDPSRASEGFLLPIGGAKGYGLALIFGILAGTLNGAAFGRDVIDFNADSKKTTNTGHFILALDIKAFADPKMFKASIDNVWAEMKSSELMTGVSEIRLPGERLAQVTQDRTDNGIPLAPALRETLKELAADLGIAPL
- a CDS encoding FadR/GntR family transcriptional regulator — encoded protein: MDETILTRLRTWIETSRMKEGARLPAERELAQTLCISRAELRKAMFVLEVEGRVERIVGRGTFLAKRAAVAKKSTVNARINELAERTGPYEAMTARIAIEPELASLAAIHASSRQLRDIADLAAAMKTAETWSKYEKLDSDFHDMIARASGNSLLHEVHSVINQVRMVVVWRRLSTPQEMPSKDYHSFTEHDAIVHALEQRDSSAAKKAMRKHLKSTLDTIQADDED
- a CDS encoding quinone oxidoreductase family protein → MKTTRIVMRSQGSPEVMELETIELPAPTEGEVQIEHTALGLNYMDIYQRSGAYKMNLPSPLGLEAAGTVIAVGDGVDGFAIGDRVAYGPILGAYATHRNAPAARVVKIPDWIDDETAAAVLMKGTTVEYLLTRTYKIKAGENVLFWAASGGVGQLAGQWGNHIGANMIGVTSGRENCDAILKLGYAHAIDRKSENVAERVQEITGGKGVPVVYDSVGAASFDASIASLSRYGMFVSYGATTGEAPAVAPSLLQHSGSLYFTRPTLADYIADRADLEHAANEIFRLVRDGVLCVNINKTYPLDHVQVAHRALEDASLTGSTLLTL
- a CDS encoding cupin domain-containing protein, which codes for MSTNLKTVSNHVERNTDPAAFAHWPDGFYEEMLAGLENGCVGSTLVSETADMRVWHLIIPVGGRAGFHCHVNRYFWSAVASGKARGYFSSGEIKDVEHYVGETKHYNYGAGESMVHSVENIGDTELSFVTVEFLDGENPAWPIPDDMRLKTPA
- a CDS encoding dihydrodipicolinate synthase family protein, which codes for MTKAIRGIYAAAISPFNADGSLNTDLLIGYCKHLMTDGGCDGVAPTGTTGEGTSVPMRDRLALPEAFANAGIAKDAVIFGTGAPSAEDCVALTRSAVDAGYMNALVLPPYYYKNPSDDGLFAYYANLIEKIGSDDLRIYLYHFPQMSAVPLSVNLVLRLRKAFGGIIAGLKDSSGDFEQSRAFIEATDGVTDDFDVYPSSEAFLWDGLSIGSAGIISGSTNVFANGVQAAKAAPEGAARDAAMDVVRTARAVAGKYPLMAAMKQIEAWRSGKDLWTRMTPPLVPLTAEQRSSLRADLEAIGAMPATKA